In the Helianthus annuus cultivar XRQ/B chromosome 11, HanXRQr2.0-SUNRISE, whole genome shotgun sequence genome, one interval contains:
- the LOC110887733 gene encoding 60S ribosomal protein L12 — translation TATTTTATALVIKALKEPERDRKKVKNIKHSGNISLDDVIEIAKIMRARSMAKELQGTVKEILGTCVSVGCTVDGKDPKDLQQEIANGDVEIPQD, via the coding sequence AccgccacaaccaccactgcGACTGCGTTGGTGATCAAGGCGTTGAAGGAGCCGGAACGGGACCGGAAGAAGGTGAAGAACATTAAGCATAGTGGGAACATATCGCTTGATGATGTTATTGAGATAGCGAAGATTATGCGAGCGAGGTCTATGGCAAAGGAGTTGCAGGGGACTGTGAAGGAGATATTGGGTACTTGTGTTTCCGTTGGGTGTACGGTTGATGGGAAAGACCCAAAGGATTTGCAGCAGGAGATTGCGAATGGTGATGTTGAGATTCCTCAAGATTAG